Part of the Spinacia oleracea cultivar Varoflay chromosome 5, BTI_SOV_V1, whole genome shotgun sequence genome, TAGTTCGACCTTTTTAATATACCTACCGGCCGTTATATGCTTTAAAGTGGAGATAGGTTAATTCCTATCTTGAATAGCTATAACAGAGGGTTTTTTCTATGAGTTCGATCCATTAGGTTCTTCGATTTGTTCAGAAAAGAAACCAGAGACAATAAAACATCTTTGATtacgattaaaaaaaaaagatcaaaTAGACCAAGATCCAATTTCGGGTCATTTCTTGGTGAACATGATCTGCCATAATCTCTTCGATTCTTTCATTTATGTGCCAGAATACAGAGAGATTGGGTAGGAAAGTGGAAGAGACTTTTTTCTATATGATAATCAAAGGGAGTGGGAAAGCTGCAGTAATTCTTTGGAAAAGCCCGATTCTCTTTGTCTTCGAGCTTTCATTCTTCAATCCACTGATTCGTTCCTTCATATACCTCCCCACCAATAGATAGAGACAAATAAGAATAACCAAACCACGTCTACAAAATGCCAGTACCATGCAGCTGCTTCAAAGCCAACGTGATGTTCCTTGGTCAGATGACCAAAATATTGGCGAATACCACATATAATCAAGAAAAGAGTACCTATAATCACGTGAAAACCATGAAAGCCTGTTGCTAAGAAAAAGGTAGAACCATAAATACTATCCGAAATAGTGAAGGGTGCTTCATAATATTCCATTCCTTGAAAGCCTGTGAATACTAGAGCCAGTAAAACGGTAGCTACTAAAGCGTAAACTGCTCGTTTTTGCTTCCCCGCGAGTATAGCATGATGAGCCCAAGTTACGGCAGCTCCGGATGAAAGAAGAATAAGGGTATTAAGAAAAGGGATTTCCCGAGGATCTAAAACCCAAATCCCTTTTGGAGGCCAAATACCTCCGATCTCTACCGCAGGTGCCAAAGAAGAATGAGAAAAAGcccaaaaaaaagcaaaaaagaacataacCTCCGATACGATGAACAAAATAAAACCATATCGAAGTCCTAATTGTACGACTTTGGTATGATGTCCTTCTAACGTGGATTCGCGTAGAACATCACGCCACCATACAAACATGGTATATAGGATAAAAATAAGGCCCAAACTTAGAAGTGTTGCACCCCCTTGAAATGAGTGCATGTACATCACACCTCCTACGGTCGTTGCCAAAGCTCCGAGTGAACCCGAAATAGGCCATGGACTTGGATCTACCAAATGAAAAGAATGCCTTTGAGATTCAATCATAAAGCACTTTGTCTCAGTTGTATGTAAACCCCCCTTCACCCCCACCCCCTAAAGTGTTAAAGAGGGGCTCTTTGGGGTCTCATTTTCTTTCTATCTGACAAGACAAAGAAATAGGAAGGGATGGTTCTTTCATTGCATTGATAGAAGTCTAACTAGAAAAAGATCTCTCTATTACTTTGAGAATCAAATCGTTGGTTTGACCGACGAACTACGTGGGAAAATGGACcttctttcttttattttcagcaAGCAAGTATTGGAAGCGTCTTCTAATCGACCTGAACAACATATACGccttttattgattattattcaTTTTTTGAATGAACAATTCATAGTTGCGAATTGCCCTGTAGACCCGTCGGTAAGGAATGCTTTGACGGACTTTGTTTATCATATATAATGAGCTAAAGTGGCTGGCGAAAGGGGAGTACCCTGGGGATAAAAAAAAACTCCCCTTAAGCGGTTCAATTCCTCTAAAAAGCGTATTGGACGAATTCCGTCGATAATAAGGTATGTAGTCGCTAAAGCGAAGCTTTTGGGAAGCCTCGATCTTTTTTTCGACCTCCGCCTGTTGATAGACGAGATCAACGAGAGTCTTAAGGGGAAGCTGCTGCACGAAAGAATGCGGAGCTAGCCTATTATATTAGAAAGTTGAGCTCGTCTAAGGTCATCGCTCAGTAAGGGCTGCTCCAATACAGGAATGTCCGGAACAAAAACAACAGGATCTTGCCCCCACTCTATAGGGCTCGTTGACTTGAGCTTGGATAAGCTGCCTCAACTCCGCGGGGTCATAAGAGGACCCGCGCGGATCGGCGAAAGCTACATTAGAAATTACACTAATTAACAGCAAGAGCACCGGGGAATATAATTCAAGAgttatttggaaaaaaaaaaaagtaccctGTGGTAATACCTCAAATAAGTCAAAAGTCAAAGAACCAAGAAGGTGACCAATAGAAAATCATTCTGATGGTCATATTTTGAAACTTCCTTGGCCGTGTAGAACATGGATTAGCATTATGTCATTCTTACAAGTGATCACCCATCCAGGATTGGAAGAAGTGCTATATGAAGACTTCGAGATCAAATAGAATATGTTTCTTTCCATTCCTCGTGAGCCACTTATTTCTCCGAAACAAGAGATCAAAGagattttcttcctttttccaaATAAGTCGGCGGCCTTACACCATTGGGATACTTCGAATAAACTAGAGTACATATAGGATACACCTGTGTGAAAACCTTTTCTCAAGATATCTTCCAAACTCTTGGGGTCCTTGCTTTGGATGTTGTTCCCCCGGCGCGAAAGCAGTTGATTTCGTAGTTTTAGAATTCTGCTGATCCCAAGTACTCCATCCCTATCATTGCATATTAGAATATAGAAAGTAAAGAAGAAGAGGCATGACCAGAAGAATTGTGTAAAATAAGTAAATTGATCCAGTTGAGGCATAATAATGTTTTCTTTTTAGTGATTCCCTCCAGACAGCTTAACTCCGTCAAGCCTCTAGAATGAGTTGGTGGTTCAAATTTGTTGGTTGTTGACCAACAACGGAATGGGACAGGCATTGTTTGAGCCCTTTTTCCAAGTTAAGAAAGACTGCTTCTGACGAAACATCCTTCACCGCACACTTTCTATATATCTGCTATCATCAAATTAAAAAAGGTTTCTATTATAGAAAAAAAGGAGACTAGGGACCATGAACCCGCTCTTTCATTATTTTTTAGAGAAGGCTCTCAGCTTTCTTCCTGTGCTTACTATTAGAACACAAGCCAAAGAGCTCAAAACCACAACACGAGCATCCTTTACTAGTTTTTGAGTTTTCGCCTTTGGAACTCTAGCTTAGATAGAAAGGGTTTTTAGGCCGGATAAAGGTCTAGGTTAAGTCCGGAGAGAGGGCTTGATGAACACCACCTCCTGGTTAGTGATTGGGCACGCGCTTCCTTTACGGCGTAGAATCTCTTTTTTGACGTATCAGAAAGTTTATTCTACGCCCGAAGTTTCTATTTATGCAAGTATCTTCACTTCAATACCCAAAGCTATACATTTAATGATAACCGAACCCAAGCAAGGAGCTTCAATCTTGTCTATTTCCTTGAATGGTCGGGCCAGAATTGTTGAGGCCCGGACCGATGGTGCAGCAAGCTTTTCGGTGGTGCTCCGGAGTTATCTTGGGCATTCTAGCTTGGTTTTGCCTAGAAGGTTCTAGCATGGAAGTGTCTAGAACTCCCTTGTACAGATTTGTATAGAAGGATGTAGAAGCCTCCTTGTATTTAGTTGTTCCTTGGGAGGTGGGAACTTTCTAGAATCTTAGAGAATACTCCTTAAGAGGAGGTTATAGATTGTTCTAGAGTAGAACTTTCTAGGGATCCAAGGAGCCTATAATATAAATAGGCCTCCTCATTCATTTGTACATATCATCCAAGCATTTGTAAACAAACTCAAGCAATACAAGCATTCTTTAAAAGCCTACATACTTTGTGCCTACGTTCTTCTTCCACACTTAGCTTTCGTTGCATCACTTAGGCTTAGCCGAAGCATCCAAGTGCCTTGACTAGTTAGTCCGACGGGAGTGTGACGCTAGTGGGCAGCGTGTGAGACTAAGGAAAATAGTCAGCACGTGACACGTGGTATCAGAGCAGCGACGATCGTAGGGGCGGTGTCGTTGACGTTGCGGTGTGCTAGCTGCTGTGCATACTTTGAGTAAGTGCGGAGCAATACTATGGCGCAGAATAAGGAGAGTGCTGCTATCGGGTCCGTGATTGAGGAGACAGGAAGGAAGGTAAGCCGGACCTCCATGCTTGAGGAGCGTGTTGCTAAGACGGAGCTCACTGTTGCCGATCTTCAAGACAGCGTCTTGGAGATGGAGCAGACCGTCGCTGGATTCAATGGGACGGTTGCCGGCGTCACGGAGGACGTTGAGGGACTCGATAGCCGGGTCAACGATCTTGAGTTGGGGGCTGTGGAAACAAAGGGCGAGACACAACTGCTCGTCAATCAGGTGGCTGATGCTATTCGGTCCGAGATGACCCAACTCAAGGAAACTCTGATGGGTCCAGGCGATGAGGGAGCAACTTGACTCCGTGCGAGCGGACGTCAATCTCTGTAAGGCGGCTGTGGCAGGGGGTGCCACTGTGCGGGAGGGACCGAGGATGAAAGTCCTCGAGCCGCCTAAGTACCATGGGAAGCGCGACGCTAGGGAGCTCGACAACTCCCTTTTGGATCATATGTTCAAATTATTCGAAACATAATACAAACAGGTGGGGGGACGGGGGATCTCCCTATCTTAGGCCCCTGCCAGGTGTGAAAGATTCCTAGGTGGTAGTAATACATCCCATTATCAAGGAAATCCAATTCTGAGGTGGGTCAACTTCCTTAGCAGTTTGATTTTCCGTTTCGCGTTGTGATCATCGCATTTCCGTGACTGGCACTTATATACTGAAATTCGCTTATCTTCCTTCTCAGTACGAGAGAAATAGAAAGCAACAATCTAAAGCATTGGCTCCGCCCGTAGTAGAGAGAAGAGAACCTAGCTGGCTGGACCCAGAGAAGGATGTTGAGTTGAGTAAAGT contains:
- the LOC130460767 gene encoding LOW QUALITY PROTEIN: putative ATP synthase protein YMF19 (The sequence of the model RefSeq protein was modified relative to this genomic sequence to represent the inferred CDS: inserted 2 bases in 2 codons; deleted 2 bases in 1 codon), whose protein sequence is MFRQKQSFLLEKGLKQCLSHSVVGQQPTNLNXPTHSRGLTELSCLEGITKXENIIMPQLDQFTYFTQFFWSCLFFFTFYILICNDRDGVLGISRILKLRNQLLSRRGNNIQSKDPKSLEDILRKGFHTGVSYMYSSLFEVSQWCKAADLFGKRKKISLISCFGEISGSRGMERNIFYLISKSSYSTSSNPGWVITCKNDIMLIHVLHGQGSFKI
- the LOC130460768 gene encoding cytochrome c oxidase subunit 3; the encoded protein is MIESQRHSFHLVDPSPWPISGSLGALATTVGGVMYMHSFQGGATLLSLGLIFILYTMFVWWRDVLRESTLEGHHTKVVQLGLRYGFILFIVSEVMFFFAFFWAFSHSSLAPAVEIGGIWPPKGIWVLDPREIPFLNTLILLSSGAAVTWAHHAILAGKQKRAVYALVATVLLALVFTGFQGMEYYEAPFTISDSIYGSTFFLATGFHGFHVIIGTLFLIICGIRQYFGHLTKEHHVGFEAAAWYWHFVDVVWLFLFVSIYWWGGI